A single region of the Maniola jurtina chromosome 21, ilManJurt1.1, whole genome shotgun sequence genome encodes:
- the LOC123876477 gene encoding GPI mannosyltransferase 3: MVLAKGLKPTQVLAVILSVRILSVFLVQTWYVPDEYWQTLEVAHKQAFGYGVLTWEWQKGIRSYLYPSVIAVLYTILKFTGLDYPQAVIFTPRILQALLSTAADYSFYKWTGGRKWALYLILTSWFWFYTSGRTLLQTLETVLVTIALSKFPFKAGKLAQYEKEDNSWVWLACLSVFVRPTSAPLWAVLGAYNLATTNQGRPQLLLKTYLPIVLVSSAALIALDSFCYGRLIVTPWEFFRYNVLQDVSSFYGTHPWHWYITQGLPAVLGVNIVPVVLGVVAVLRRPRENRIGLVLLAAAALHVAVHSLIPHKEFRFVLPLLPILLYLAQDVLVPWSRKAFKWQLYLAAAALLAGNLVPGLYLGLLHQRGAIDVMPLLRDAVPNNRSSILFMMPCHSTPLYSHLHVNVTTRTLNCDPPQRGEMYEAEAFYNNPARWWRLEYSTRQPPALLVLFDVLRGRVEELLRGYKLIHELPHTQFPEREVGEKILVYQKIEAQARAQPSDDIVQ; this comes from the exons ATGGTTTTGGCAAAGGGCCTGAAGCCCACACAGGTGTTAGCGGTGATCTTGAGCGTCCGGATCCTGTCGGTGTTCCTGGTGCAGACCTGGTACGTGCCCGACGAGTACTGGCAGACCCTGGAAGTGGCTCACAAGCAAGCATTTGGATATGGAGTCCTAACCTGGGAGTGGCAGAAAGGGATCCGAAGTTACTTGTACCCCAGTGTCATAGCAGTTCTGTATACCATACTGAAGTTTACTGGCTTGGACTATCCACAGGCTGTG ATTTTCACTCCCCGAATCCTCCAAGCATTACTAAGCACGGCGGCAGACTACAGCTTCTATAAATGGACGGGAGGCAGAAAGTGGGCCTTGTACCTCATCCTGACATCTTGGTTCTGGTTCTACACGTCGGGTCGGACGCTGCTGCAAACTTTGGAGACTGTGCTGGTCACCATAGCCCTGTCCAAATTCCCCTTCAAAGCGGGAAAACTTGCACAGTATGAAAAAG AGGACAACAGCTGGGTGTGGCTGGCGTGCCTGTCGGTGTTCGTGCGGCCGACGTCCGCGCCGCTGTGGGCCGTGCTGGGCGCCTACAACTTGGCCACCACCAACCAGGGCCGGCCGCAGCTGTTGCTGAAGACTTATCTGCCTATTGT GCTGGTGTCAAGCGCAGCGCTCATCGCCCTGGACTCGTTCTGCTACGGAAGGTTAATTGTTACCCCCTGGGAGTTCTTCAGATATAATGTGCTTCAGGATGTTTCCTCCTTTTACGGGACACACCCATG GCACTGGTACATAACGCAAGGCCTGCCGGCCGTGCTGGGCGTCAACATAGTGCCGGTGGTGTTGGGCGTCGTCGCCGTGCTGCGGAGGCCCCGCGAAAACCGGATCGGGCTGGTGCTGCTCGCCGCCGCCGCGCTGCACGTGGCTGTGCACAG TTTGATACCGCACAAGGAGTTCCGCTTCGTGCTGCCGCTGCTGCCCATCCTCCTGTACCTGGCCCAAGACGTGTTGGTTCCGTGGAGCAGGAAGGCGTTCAAGTGGCAGCTGTAcctggcggcggcggcgctgCTGGCGGGCAACCTGGTGCCCGGCCTGTACCTCGGCCTGCTCCACCAGCGCGGCGCCATCGACGTGATGCCGCTGCTGCGAGATGCTGTCCCCAACAACCGCTCGTCCATACTGTTCATGATGCCGTGCCACTCCACGCCGCTCTACAG CCACCTCCACGTGAACGTGACGACGCGCACCCTCAACTGCGACCCCCCGCAGCGCGGCGAGATGTACGAAGCCGAGGCCTTCTACAACAACCCCGCGCGCTGGTGGCGCCTGGAGTACTCCACCCGGCAGCCCCCCGCGCTGCTGGTGCTGTTCGACGTGCTGCGCGGCCGGGTGGAGGAGCTGCTGCGAGGGTACAAGCTCATCCACGAGCTGCCTCACACGCAG TTCCCGGAACGCGAAGTCGGGGAGAAAATACTAGTGTATCAGAAAATAGAAGCGCAGGCGCGCGCGCAGCCCTCGGACGACATCGTGCAGTGA
- the LOC123876478 gene encoding uncharacterized protein LOC123876478, translated as MENALRRCINCSIRLRFLPWQCLSGVEVKTFNTLASWISPTPISREDVICMECLTSLQNALQAGPTPAAVFGHRSVCLACGVSTLRALTAPVHAHSEERNVILRWVSPHLVPHLERVCRACRMAARRIVQRHSQQDANRAVAIQAVHAPEPEAIQAPEPEAILAPEPEAILAPEPEAVQASEPEAVHAPEPEAIQAAEPEAAQAPEPEAAQASEPEVEQPREPEAVRAPEPPPLPQHDLFQPQRRQEPTYTSGKYKRVASTTRHCLFPDCRNVERYLVPRIMKENILSRHRIYIPPCARVCSLHLNCEHWDQLHAGRTDFTNSQMDDMLDMLEKISLNKIDFSNIHSIPPNLCHYWLGLNATQFYKLLNSISRLYEQVPDASVALSIYLIKLRTGDSNERLAGLFDMPRSTLERNMNKARDVVTEAEVDVTTFMQLDTFEEHCHENE; from the exons ATGGAAAATGCATTACGTCGATGTATTAATTGCTCCATTCGTTTACGATTTTTGCCCTGGCAGTGTTTGAGTGGGGTTGAAGTGAAAACCTTTAACACTTTAGCATCTTGGATTTCACCTACGcca ATTTCGCGGGAagatgtcatttgtatggagtGTTTGACTTCGTTACAAAATGCTCTCCAAGCTGGGCCCACGCCTGCAGCTGTATTTGGGCACAGAAGTGTGTGTTTAGCGTGCGGCGTATCTACGCTACGAGCACTCACTGCACCCGTGCATGCACATTCCGAGGAGAGAAATGTTATTCTGCGTTGGGTGTCTCCACACTTG GTCCCACACCTAGAAAGAGTGTGCCGAGCATGTCGTATGGCAGCTAGGAGAATTGTTCAACGACATTCGCAACAGGATGCAAATCGAGCTGTTGCTATACAAGCTGTACATGCTCCTGAACCAGAAGCTATACAGGCTCCTGAACCAGAAGCTATACTGGCTCCTGAACCAGAAGCTATACTGGCTCCTGAACCAGAAGCTGTACAAGCTTCTGAACCAGAAGCTGTACATGCTCCTGAACCAGAAGCTATACAGGCTGCTGAACCAGAAGCTGCACAAGCTCCTGAACCAGAAGCTGCACAAGCTTCTGAACCAGAAGTTGAACAGCCTCGAGAACCAGAAGCTGTAAGGGCTCCTGAACCACCACCACTTCCACAGCATGACCTATTTCAGCCGCAAAGGAGGCAAGAACCAACCTACACCTCAGGAAAATATAAACGTGTTGCTTCAACCACAAGGCACTGTTTATTTCCTGATTGTAGAAATGTCGAACGTTATTTAGTGCCAAGAATtatgaaggaaaatattctaAGCCGCCATAGAATTTATATACCACCTTGTGCGCGTGTGTGCAGCCTTCATTTGAACTGCGAGCATTGGGACCAACTACATGCCGGCCGTACAGACTTTACCAATTCCCAAATGGATGACATGCTTGATATGTTAGAGAAGATTTCCTTGAATAAAATTGACTTTAGTAACATTCACTCCATCCCACCCAACCTATGCCACTACTGGCTAGGTTTGAACGCTACCCAGTTCTACAAATTGTTGAACAGTATATCGCGATTGTATGAACAAGTACCGGACGCGAGTGTTGCGTTAAGCATttacttaatcaaattaagGACGGGAGACAGCAACGAAAGATTGGCTGGACTTTTTGACATGCCGAGAAGCACTTTAGAACGGAACATGAACAAAGCAAGGGATGTTGTGACTGAAGCTGAGGTGGACGTAACGACATTCATGCAGCTTGATACGTTTGAAGAACACTGTCATGAGAATGAGTAA